The region ccatttctgtaactTACCTTTGATTAAATGTGGCAAtcatcaaaatcaaagttttggaAAATATTATGTGTAGTAATAAATTACGTACCTATGGTGGCAAGGAAGAGCTACATATGGGATTGTTGGACTGGCCTTACAGATGGGGCATAATGTATCATCACCCTCAGAACCTGAAGACTTGTCCTTTGAAAATGGACGAAAAAGATTTTTCATTGAAGATGAATTGAGAATAGGAAGTAGCAGCAACAACATTTCCTGCAAGTGCATAACAAGGGGTATGTAAGTCATTTATACAAAAGAGGGAaatttggtaaattttcatggAACACCAGAACCCGATGAAGCAAAATAGAATTACATATAGTAGTAAACATAAATCTATACTACACTGCTAATAGTAGGGTTTAGATAAGGTATTCAAGTCATTTATACAAAAGAAAGTTGAATTCCACCACTAATGAGATTTTGTAAATTCCAATGGAATAACCAAATGCAAGAAATGGAATAGAATTGAATTCCAATTCCAGCCAACTCCTATGAAATCCAGCTAACCAATATTCATAAGAACGAAAATTACCGAGAATTCATTCCAAACTAACTGGCGATTCATGTATTCGAAGCTAACAGCACGATTCATATGAGGACTCCCATATACAAGTCTGGCTCCTAGAGCTCTCTCAATAAGATTCCTGTACCTGTAAATAATATACAACTAACAATCATGTCTTCATTTCTAGATtcaatcatatatcatatatcaggATATATTTAgcaatattttttatattatatgtacATGTACTCCCAAGTTTCTTCGCCCTTTAACCCAAGTAGCTATTTGTTGCCATCTAGTACCATTTTATAATGAAATTAAGTCACttgaaaaaatagttaaaaataagtTCCAGCAGCACTAAGCCATTAACATATTCCAATTAGCAAAACCATCAAAATGAAGAGGTGCTTAAAGCTCATTGCATACCTCCCAGAGTAAAGAAATATAAGCAAATTGGTGAAAGATGCAGCTTTATAAAACCCTTCAATACGTTGGATTATAAACCAAGCTCGATGACCCGCTGACCTCTGCCCATGGAATGGAAGGGGTGAGAGAAAAAGAAATTGGGaccaaaaaagaaaacaaaattttaactTATTCATCTTCATTTATTATCATATTGATGGGAGGAGGGGATTGCAATTACAGAAAGATGAGGGTTCAACTATCTAAACATGGAATAGCATATACCTGATTAGAATCAGCCCCTCGACGAAAAGCAAAAAAAGACTGTAGACGAGTCCAAATATATTGTCCACCAACTGTAGCAACACAATACCATATCTTCTGAGCAATAGTGAGTCCAGGTCCCTCCAAGCCTGTTCTAACTGGAAAATAGATTGGAATCAATTGAGATGTAAGGCTACAATGTATTGGCCACTATTAGAACTTGATAGAATGGATATAACCATATACTTGAAACTTCTTACTTTCTCCTCTTGTAGTCATGGCATGCTCATCTCTATATCTTAGATTCATGAGAGCATTTCCTGGAGTAGGTTTATCAACCCAAATGGAGAACCTCCAAATGAGAAACTCAAGGAAAGCATCAAGCTCAGCTTCGTACTGAAATAGCAATCCTGGCTAATCCCAAAAGAATAAGATTTGGTAAGAAATTAAAGATGGAAACAAAAAGAAAAACCTAGATTATTTCATAATATACCTTCATTACAGAGAAAACCTTGACCAATTGCTCTTTCAACATG is a window of Lactuca sativa cultivar Salinas chromosome 1, Lsat_Salinas_v11, whole genome shotgun sequence DNA encoding:
- the LOC111909107 gene encoding peroxisome biogenesis protein 2, with product MRETLATTSSSSSSSSTETNVIPPAEAAWVTTYERLSPRWKSFVLPSQSAIPIVISRVNQVDAARLDVEMSAMLKEQLVKVFSVMKPGLLFQYEAELDAFLEFLIWRFSIWVDKPTPGNALMNLRYRDEHAMTTRGEIRTGLEGPGLTIAQKIWYCVATVGGQYIWTRLQSFFAFRRGADSNQRSAGHRAWFIIQRIEGFYKAASFTNLLIFLYSGRYRNLIERALGARLVYGSPHMNRAVSFEYMNRQLVWNEFSEMLLLLLPILNSSSMKNLFRPFSKDKSSGSEGDDTLCPICKASPTIPYVALPCHHRYCYYCLSTRCAATTTFRCSKCSEPVVAMQHGSIVN